In Bradyrhizobium sp. WD16, the genomic stretch GCCGTGAGCGGGACGACGGGCGCAGCCATGAATGCGGATGAACCGGCCCTGATGTCGCTCGCCGAGGTCGCATCCGCGATCGCCGGGCGCAGACTGTCCTCGCGCGAAGCGACGCAATCCTGCCTGTCGCGGATCGCGCGGCTCGATCCGGAGCTCAACGCCTTCATGGCGGTGGACGCCGACGCCGCGCTCGCCGCCGCGGAGGACGCCGACCGGCGGCTCGCCGGCGGCGAGCGTCGCGGCCCGCTCCACGGCGTGCCGCTGGCGCACAAGGACATGTATTACGACGCCGGCCATGTCGCGACCTGCGGCTCGAAGATCCGCCGCGACTTCGTCGCCACCACCACCGCGACCGCACTGCAGCGCCTCAAGGATGCCGGCACCGTCCGGCTCGGCACCTTGCAGATGGCCGAGTTCGCCTATGGTCCGACCGGGCACAACGCCCATTACGGCGCGGTGCATAATCCCTGGAATCTCGCGCACGTCACCGGCGGCTCGTCGTCCGGCTCCGGCGCCGCGGTGGCGGCACGCCTGACCTTCGCCTCGCTCGGCTCCGACACCGGCGGCTCGATCCGCATGCCGGCGAACAACTGCGGCGTCACCGGGCTCAAGACCACTGTCGGCCTCGTCAGCCGCTACGGCGCGATGCCGCTGTCGCAATCCCTCGACACCGTCGGGCCGCTGGCGCGCAGCGCCGTCGACTGCGCGCTGATCACCGGTCTGATCGCCGGCGGCGATCCGCAGGATTTGACCACCAGGCCGGGCCCGGCGCCGGATTACGGCGCCGGCTTGGACACGCCGCTGCGCGGCCGCCGCATCGGCGTGCCGACCGCGTTCTATGTGGACGATCTCGAGGCCGAGGTCGGCCGCGTCCTGGAGGAGACCATCGCCACGCTGCAGCGCGAGGGCGCCGAGATCGTCCGGGTCGAGCTGCCGTCGCAGCCGCAGCTCAGCGCCGCCTGCCAGATCGTGCTCGCCGTCGAGGCCGCCGCCTTCCACAAGCAGTGGATGATCGAGCGGCCGCAGGATTACGGGCCGCAGGTCCTGATGCGGCTGCAGAATGCGCTCGCCATTCCGGCCCTCAGCTATCTCGAGGCGATGCGCTGGCGTGGCCCCTCCCTCGCCGCCCATCTCGACGCGGTGGCCGGCGTCGATGCGGTGCTGGCGCCGATCGCGCCGGTGCCGACCCCGACCATCGAGGAGAGCGACGTCGGCGGCAGGATCGGCGCCGAGGCCGTGATCCAGAAGCTCACCCGCTTCACCCGGCCGATCAATTATCTCGGCCTGCCGTCGC encodes the following:
- a CDS encoding amidase, translated to MNADEPALMSLAEVASAIAGRRLSSREATQSCLSRIARLDPELNAFMAVDADAALAAAEDADRRLAGGERRGPLHGVPLAHKDMYYDAGHVATCGSKIRRDFVATTTATALQRLKDAGTVRLGTLQMAEFAYGPTGHNAHYGAVHNPWNLAHVTGGSSSGSGAAVAARLTFASLGSDTGGSIRMPANNCGVTGLKTTVGLVSRYGAMPLSQSLDTVGPLARSAVDCALITGLIAGGDPQDLTTRPGPAPDYGAGLDTPLRGRRIGVPTAFYVDDLEAEVGRVLEETIATLQREGAEIVRVELPSQPQLSAACQIVLAVEAAAFHKQWMIERPQDYGPQVLMRLQNALAIPALSYLEAMRWRGPSLAAHLDAVAGVDAVLAPIAPVPTPTIEESDVGGRIGAEAVIQKLTRFTRPINYLGLPSLALPAGATATGLPIGMQFIGRPFEEATVLSLGAAFQRATDFHTRRPPWS